Proteins encoded by one window of Pseudorca crassidens isolate mPseCra1 chromosome 3, mPseCra1.hap1, whole genome shotgun sequence:
- the LOC137221796 gene encoding protocadherin gamma-A4 isoform X33 translates to MATPPNTDWRFSQAQRPGTSGSQNGDETGTWPNNQFDTEMLQAMILASASEAADGSSTLGGSAGTMGLSARYGPQFTLQHVPDYRQNVYIPGSNATLTNAAGKRDGKAPAGGNGNKKKSGKKEKK, encoded by the exons ATGGCAA CCCCGCCCAACACGGACTGGCGTTTCTCCCAGGCCCAGAGACCCGGCACCAGCGG ATCCCAAAATGGCGATGAAACCGGCACCTGGCCCAACAACCAGTTTGACACAGAGATGCTGCAAGCCATGATCTTGGCCTCCGCCAGTG AAGCCGCTGATGGGAGCTCCACCCTGGGAGGGAGTGCCGGCACCATGGGCTTGAGTGCCCGCTACGGACCCCAGTTCACCCTGCAGCACGTGCCCGACTACCGCCAGAACGTCTACATCCCCGGCAGCAATGCCACTCTGACCAACGCAGCTGGCAAGCGAGATGGCAAGGCCCCGGCAGGTGGCAACGGCAACAAGAAGAAGTCGGGCAAGAAGGAGAAGAAGTAA
- the LOC137221796 gene encoding protocadherin gamma-C5 isoform X1, giving the protein MGPKTPPQLAGKWQVLCMLSLCSWGWVSGQLRYSVVEESEPGTLVGNVAQDLGLKLTDLLSRRLRLGSEESGHYFSLSLVSGALAVNQKIDRESLCGASTSCLLPLQVVTEHPLELIRVEVEILDLNDNSPSFATPEREIRISESAALGALFPLDSAQDPDVGTNTVSFYTLSPSSHFSLNVKTLKDGKLFPELVLEQQLDREAQASHQLVLTAVDGGIPPRSGTTLISITVLDVNDNAPTFQSSVLRVGLPENAPVGTLLLRLNATDPDEGTNGQLDYSFGDHTSEAVRNLFGLDPSSGAIRVLGPIDFEESSFYEIHARARDQGQPAMEGHCVIQVDVADANDNAPEVLLASLVNPVLESTPVGIVVGLFNVRDRDSGRNGEVSLDISSGLPFQIKPSENHYSLLTSQPLDREATSHYIIELLARDGGSPPLHAHLTVRLNISDVNDNAPCFTQQLYTAYIPENRPPGSLLCTVAASDPDAGENARLTYFIVGNQIQGAPASSFVYVNPEDGRVFAQRTFDYELLQMLQIVVGVRDAGSPPLHANTSLHVFVLDQNDNAPAVLHPRPGRDLSVPQRLPRSAPPGSFVTKVTAVDADAGHNAWLSYSLLPQSTAPGLFLVSAHTGEVRTARALLEDDPDTQQVVVLVRDNGDPSLSSTATVLLILEDKDPEEMPKSSDFLTHPPEHSDLTLYLIVALVAVSLLSLVTFTFLSAKCLRGHADGDGGGGECCGRQDSPSREFYKQSGPNLQVSSDGTLKYMEVTLRPTDSHSHCYRTCFSPASDGSDFTFLRPLSVQQPSALAQEPDTFRSRSNTLRERSQQAPPNTDWRFSQAQRPGTSGSQNGDETGTWPNNQFDTEMLQAMILASASEAADGSSTLGGSAGTMGLSARYGPQFTLQHVPDYRQNVYIPGSNATLTNAAGKRDGKAPAGGNGNKKKSGKKEKK; this is encoded by the exons ATGGGGCCCAAGACACCCCCGCAGCTCGCTGGGAAATGGCAAGTGCTGTGCATGTTGTCCTTGTGCTCCTGGGGCTGGGTGTCTGGGCAGCTTCGTTACTCAGTGGTGGAGGAGTCTGAGCCGGGGACGCTGGTGGGGAACGTTGCTCAGGATCTAGGCTTAAAGCTGACAGATCTGTTGAGCCGCCGGCTGCGGTTGGGCTCTGAGGAGAGTGGGCATTATTTTTCCCTGAGCTTGGTGAGTGGTGCTCTGGCAGTGAATCAGAAAATTGACCGAGAGAGCCTGTGTGGAGCCAGCACCAGCTGCCTGCTGCCACTACAGGTGGTGACCGAACACCCGCTGGAACTAATCCGTGTAGAGGTAGAAATCCTGGATCTCAATGACAACTCTCCTAGCTTTGCCACCCCTGAGCGAGAGATACGCATCTCAGAATCAGCTGCACTTGGGGCACTGTTCCCACTGGATAGTGCCCAGGATCCAGACGTGGGTACCAATACCGTGAGCTTCTATACTCTGAGCCCCAGTAGCCACTTCTCTCTGAATGTGAAGACCCTAAAAGATGGGAAGCTGTTCCCAGAGCTGGTGCTAGAGCAGCAGCTGGACCGTGAAGCCCAGGCAAGCCATCAGCTGGTGCTCACTGCTGTGGATGGGGGTATCCCACCCCGCTCGGGGACCACCCTTATCTCCATCACTGTGCTGGACGTCAATGATAATGCTCCAACCTTCCAGTCCTCAGTTCTACGTGTGGGACTCCCAGAGAATGCGCCCGTGGGTACACTGCTGCTCCGCCTCAATGCCACTGATCCAGATGAAGGCACCAATGGCCAACTAGACTATTCTTTCGGAGACCATACATCTGAGGCAGTGCGGAATCTCTTTGGCCTAGACCCTAGCAGTGGAGCAATCCGTGTGTTGGGTCCCATAGACTTTGAGGAATCAAGTTTCTATGAAATTCATGCAAGAGCCCGTGACCAAGGACAGCCAGCCATGGAAGGCCACTGTGTGATTCAAGTGGATGTGGCGGATGCGAATGACAACGCCCCAGAGGTACTGTTGGCCTCTTTGGTCAACCCTGTCCTGGAGAGCACACCAGTGGGCATAGTAGTGGGATTATTTAATGTGCGGGACCGAGACTCAGGGAGAAATGGTGAAGTGAGCCTTGATATCTCTTCGGGCCTGCCATTTCAGATTAAGCCTTCTGAGAACCACTACTCACTGCTAACCAGCCAGCCTTTGGACCGTGAGGCCACATCCCACTATATCATTGAGCTGCTGGCCCGCGATGGGGGCTCACCTCCCTTGCACGCCCATCTCACCGTCAGGCTCAACATTTCAGATGTGAACGACAATGCACCCTGCTTCACCCAGCAGCTCTACACTGCTTACATCCCAGAAAACCGGCCTCCAGGCTCCCTTCTCTGCACCGTGGCTGCCTCTGATCCAGACGCTGGGGAAAATGCTCGCCTCACCTACTTCATTGTAGGGAATCAGATTCAGGGAGCCCCAGCCTCCTCCTTTGTGTATGTCAACCCTGAGGATGGGCGGGTGTTTGCCCAGCGTACTTTCGACTACGAATTGCTGCAGATGCTGCAGATCGTGGTGGGCGTTCGAGACGCTGGCTCTCCCCCGTTGCATGCCAACacatctctccatgtgtttgtcctGGACCAGAATGATAATGCCCCAGCCGTGCTGCACCCCAGACCAGGCCGGGATCTCTCAGTCCCCCAGCGTCTCCCTCGCTCTGCCCCTCCTGGCTCCTTCGTCACCAAGGTGACAGCCGTAGATGCTGATGCAGGCCACAACGCCTGGCTCTCCTATTCACTGTTGCCACAGTCCACAGCCCCAGGACTGTTCCTGGTGTCTGCACACACTGGTGAGGTGCGAACAGCCCGGGCCTTACTGGAGGATGACCCTGACACCCAGCAGGTGGTGGTCCTGGTGAGGGACAATGGTGACCCTTCACTCTCCTCTACAGCCACAGTGCTTCTGATTCTGGAGGATAAGGACCCTGAGGAAATGCCCAAATCCAGCGACTTCCTCACACACCCTCCTGAGCATTCAGACCTTACCCTTTATCTCATTGTGGCTCTTGTGGCCGTCAGTCTCTTATCCTTAGTCACCTTCACCTTTCTGTCAGCTAAGTGCCTTCGGGGGCACGCAgacggggatgggggtgggggtgagtgcTGTGGGCGCCAGGACTCGCCCTCCCGGGAGTTCTATAAGCAGTCCGGCCCCAACCTACAGGTGAGCTCAGACGGCACACTCAAGTACATGGAGGTGACGCTGCGGCCCACAGACTCGCACAGTCATTGCTACAGGACGTGCTTTTCACCAGCCTCGGACGGCAGTGACTTCACTTTTCTAAGGCCCCTCAGCGTCCAGCAGCCCTCAGCGCTGGCACAGGAGCCTGACACCTTCCGGTCCCGCTCTAACACGCTGCGGGAGCGGAGCCAG CAAGCCCCGCCCAACACGGACTGGCGTTTCTCCCAGGCCCAGAGACCCGGCACCAGCGG ATCCCAAAATGGCGATGAAACCGGCACCTGGCCCAACAACCAGTTTGACACAGAGATGCTGCAAGCCATGATCTTGGCCTCCGCCAGTG AAGCCGCTGATGGGAGCTCCACCCTGGGAGGGAGTGCCGGCACCATGGGCTTGAGTGCCCGCTACGGACCCCAGTTCACCCTGCAGCACGTGCCCGACTACCGCCAGAACGTCTACATCCCCGGCAGCAATGCCACTCTGACCAACGCAGCTGGCAAGCGAGATGGCAAGGCCCCGGCAGGTGGCAACGGCAACAAGAAGAAGTCGGGCAAGAAGGAGAAGAAGTAA
- the LOC137221796 gene encoding protocadherin gamma-B5 isoform X31 — protein sequence MVPEAWRSGLQAPPNTDWRFSQAQRPGTSGSQNGDETGTWPNNQFDTEMLQAMILASASEAADGSSTLGGSAGTMGLSARYGPQFTLQHVPDYRQNVYIPGSNATLTNAAGKRDGKAPAGGNGNKKKSGKKEKK from the exons CAAGCCCCGCCCAACACGGACTGGCGTTTCTCCCAGGCCCAGAGACCCGGCACCAGCGG ATCCCAAAATGGCGATGAAACCGGCACCTGGCCCAACAACCAGTTTGACACAGAGATGCTGCAAGCCATGATCTTGGCCTCCGCCAGTG AAGCCGCTGATGGGAGCTCCACCCTGGGAGGGAGTGCCGGCACCATGGGCTTGAGTGCCCGCTACGGACCCCAGTTCACCCTGCAGCACGTGCCCGACTACCGCCAGAACGTCTACATCCCCGGCAGCAATGCCACTCTGACCAACGCAGCTGGCAAGCGAGATGGCAAGGCCCCGGCAGGTGGCAACGGCAACAAGAAGAAGTCGGGCAAGAAGGAGAAGAAGTAA
- the LOC137221796 gene encoding protocadherin gamma-B1 isoform X30: MKFFLGPVEFSCKNLCDFWGPSLHPSPRFHRRCFQPLNLCSEQAPPNTDWRFSQAQRPGTSGSQNGDETGTWPNNQFDTEMLQAMILASASEAADGSSTLGGSAGTMGLSARYGPQFTLQHVPDYRQNVYIPGSNATLTNAAGKRDGKAPAGGNGNKKKSGKKEKK, encoded by the exons ATGAAATTCTTTCTAGGGCCGGTGGAATTCTCATGTAAAAACCTCTGTGACTTTTGGGGGCCttctctgcacccctccccccgGTTTCACAGAAGATGCTTTCAGCCCTTGAATCTCTGCTCAGAA CAAGCCCCGCCCAACACGGACTGGCGTTTCTCCCAGGCCCAGAGACCCGGCACCAGCGG ATCCCAAAATGGCGATGAAACCGGCACCTGGCCCAACAACCAGTTTGACACAGAGATGCTGCAAGCCATGATCTTGGCCTCCGCCAGTG AAGCCGCTGATGGGAGCTCCACCCTGGGAGGGAGTGCCGGCACCATGGGCTTGAGTGCCCGCTACGGACCCCAGTTCACCCTGCAGCACGTGCCCGACTACCGCCAGAACGTCTACATCCCCGGCAGCAATGCCACTCTGACCAACGCAGCTGGCAAGCGAGATGGCAAGGCCCCGGCAGGTGGCAACGGCAACAAGAAGAAGTCGGGCAAGAAGGAGAAGAAGTAA
- the LOC137221796 gene encoding protocadherin gamma-B3 isoform X32, which yields MLRKQAPPNTDWRFSQAQRPGTSGSQNGDETGTWPNNQFDTEMLQAMILASASEAADGSSTLGGSAGTMGLSARYGPQFTLQHVPDYRQNVYIPGSNATLTNAAGKRDGKAPAGGNGNKKKSGKKEKK from the exons CAAGCCCCGCCCAACACGGACTGGCGTTTCTCCCAGGCCCAGAGACCCGGCACCAGCGG ATCCCAAAATGGCGATGAAACCGGCACCTGGCCCAACAACCAGTTTGACACAGAGATGCTGCAAGCCATGATCTTGGCCTCCGCCAGTG AAGCCGCTGATGGGAGCTCCACCCTGGGAGGGAGTGCCGGCACCATGGGCTTGAGTGCCCGCTACGGACCCCAGTTCACCCTGCAGCACGTGCCCGACTACCGCCAGAACGTCTACATCCCCGGCAGCAATGCCACTCTGACCAACGCAGCTGGCAAGCGAGATGGCAAGGCCCCGGCAGGTGGCAACGGCAACAAGAAGAAGTCGGGCAAGAAGGAGAAGAAGTAA